TCAGCCCGCGACGGGCAGCGCGACGCTGTCGTCGTCCGCTCGCGTGAGCGGGCCGTAGGCGATCACCGTCTCCAGTAGCAACGGGCCGCCGTAAAGGTGCGGGAAGAGCTGGCCGCCGCGCGACTCTTCCCATTTCACCGCATCGCCCAGCGCACCGAGATCGACCGCAGCGACGTGCAGGTCACTCTGTCCGGCGAAATGCTTGTCGACGGTCTCGGTGAGCTGTGCGGCGGTGGAGAGGTGGATATAGCCGTCCGCGAGATCGATCGGCGCGCCGGCGAAGCTGCCCTGTTCCAGCGTCGCCATCTGTTCGGCGGTCAGCACCTTGTAGGCGGTGGTCGGCCGGTCGCTCATTCGCCGTTCTCCGGGCCGGCGGCCGAATCGTCGGCGGTGTTGGCGCCGTCGTCAGGCGCGACTTCGAGCGGCGCGAGCGGATCGCGCACGTCGGCCTCGGCCTCGCCTTCGGTTTCCTCGACTCGGGCGGCCGAAACGACATGCTCGTTCTTGCCGACATCGAACAACCGAACGCCGGCCGAATTGCGGCTGATGACGCGCAGCGAGCCGAGCGACATGCGGATCAGCTTGGCCTGATCGGTAACGAGCATCAACTGATGCCCCTTCGAGGCGGGGAAGCTCGCCACGACCGGCCCGTTGCGACCGATATTGTCGATGTTGGTGATGCCCTGACCGCCACGCCCGGTGCGACGATAATCATAGGCGCTCGACAGCTTGCCGTAGCCATTGGCGCAGACCGTTAGGATGAACTGCTCGCGCGCGACGAGTTCCTCGAACCGGGCCTGTTCCATGTCCGGCTCGCCGTCCTTCTCGCCCTTCCACGGGGCGAAACGGAGGTAGGTCTCACGCTCATCGGGCGTCGCGCCGACGCGGTGCAGGATCGACAGCGAGATCACCTCGTCGTCGCCCTTCAGCGTCATGCCGCGCACGCCGGTCGAAGTGCGGCTCTGGAACTCGCGCACGTCATCGCCGGCGAAGCGGATCGCTTTGCCCTGACGGGTGGCGAGCAGCACGTCGTCCTGCTCGCTCAGCAGCGCGACGCCGATCAGGCGGTCGTTCGATTCATCCTCGAACCGCATCGCGATCTTGCCCGCGGTCGGCACGTTGGTGAACGCGTCCATCGAGTTGCGCCGCACGGTGCCGCGCGCGGTCGCGAACATGACGTGGAGCTTGCCCCATTCGTCCTCGTCCTCGGGAAGTGGCAGCACGGTCGAGATCGTTTCGCCCTCGGCCAGCGGCAACAGGTTGATCATCGGGCGTCCACGCGTGGCGGCGCCGCCTTCGGGCAGCTTCCACACCTTGAGGCGATAGACCTTGCCCGCCGTCGAGAAGAACAGGACCGGCGTGTGCGTCGAGGTGACGAACAGGTTGGTGACGACGTCCTCGTCCTTGGTCGCCATGCCGGCACGGCCCTTGCCGCCCCGCGCCTGCGCGCGGAACGTATCGAGCGTGGTGCGCTTGATATAGCCCTGCATCGTCACGGTAACGACCATGTCCTCACGCTCGATCAGGTCTTCGTCATCGATGCCGTCGGCGGCGGCGGCGATCTCCGTGCGACGCGGCGTGGCGAATTCGGCGCGCACCGCGATCAGCTCCTCGCGCATTACCTCGTACAGACGCGCGCGGTTGCCGAGGATTTCGAGCAGTTCGGCGATCGAATCGGCGAGACCCTTGAGTTCGTCGCCGATCTCGTCGCGGCCGAGCGCGGTGAGGCGGTGCAGGCGCAGATCGAGGATCGCGCGGACCTGGATTTCGGAGAGGCGGTAGCTGTCGCCGGTCGCTTCGACGTCGAACGCCTCGACCAGCTTCAGATAGGGCGCGATCTCCTCGATCGGCCATTCGCGCGCGAGCAGTCTGGCGCGCGCCTCGGCGGGTGACGCCGAACCCCGGATGATCTTCACGACCTCGTCGAGGTTGGTGACCGCGATGACGAGGCCGAGCAAGATGTGCGCGCGGTCGCGTGCCTTGGCCAGTTCGAACTTCGAGCGGCGGGTGATGACCTGCTCGCGGAACTGGATGAACGCCTGGATGAAGTCGCGCAGGTTGAGCAGTTCGGGGCGACCGCCGCGAATCGCGAGCATATTGGCCGGGAACGAGCCTTGTGCGGGCGTGTGCCGCCAGAGTT
This genomic stretch from Sphingomonas panacis harbors:
- a CDS encoding DUF952 domain-containing protein, which encodes MSDRPTTAYKVLTAEQMATLEQGSFAGAPIDLADGYIHLSTAAQLTETVDKHFAGQSDLHVAAVDLGALGDAVKWEESRGGQLFPHLYGGPLLLETVIAYGPLTRADDDSVALPVAG
- the gyrA gene encoding DNA gyrase subunit A, with amino-acid sequence MTDETLLADPSDISPISIVEEMKTSYLDYAMSVIVSRALPDVRDGLKPVHRRILYSAQESGFHYNRPYRKSARIVGDVIGKYHPHGDSSIYEALARMTQDWAMRLPLIDGQGNFGSMDPDPPAAMRYTEARLAKSASFLMQDLDKDTVDFVPNYDGSESEPSVLPARFPNLLVNGAGGIAVGMATNIPPHNLGEVITACLAYMDDGAITTEQLMEIVPGPDFPTGAIILGRAGCRSAYEGGRGSIIVRSRYVVEEGRGDRRSIVLTEIPFQQGKNALVEKIAEAAKDKRIEGVSDIRDESNRHGVRIVIELKRDATADVVLNQLWRHTPAQGSFPANMLAIRGGRPELLNLRDFIQAFIQFREQVITRRSKFELAKARDRAHILLGLVIAVTNLDEVVKIIRGSASPAEARARLLAREWPIEEIAPYLKLVEAFDVEATGDSYRLSEIQVRAILDLRLHRLTALGRDEIGDELKGLADSIAELLEILGNRARLYEVMREELIAVRAEFATPRRTEIAAAADGIDDEDLIEREDMVVTVTMQGYIKRTTLDTFRAQARGGKGRAGMATKDEDVVTNLFVTSTHTPVLFFSTAGKVYRLKVWKLPEGGAATRGRPMINLLPLAEGETISTVLPLPEDEDEWGKLHVMFATARGTVRRNSMDAFTNVPTAGKIAMRFEDESNDRLIGVALLSEQDDVLLATRQGKAIRFAGDDVREFQSRTSTGVRGMTLKGDDEVISLSILHRVGATPDERETYLRFAPWKGEKDGEPDMEQARFEELVAREQFILTVCANGYGKLSSAYDYRRTGRGGQGITNIDNIGRNGPVVASFPASKGHQLMLVTDQAKLIRMSLGSLRVISRNSAGVRLFDVGKNEHVVSAARVEETEGEAEADVRDPLAPLEVAPDDGANTADDSAAGPENGE